GCTGTATCTATTTTTGGTGGATACCGACGACAACTGCAAATAATCGTAGACCGAGAAAAGTTAGCAGCCTACGGTCTTTCAATTGTGCAGGTGCGGGATGCAATCGACCGTAACAATGTTTCCAAGGGTGCTGGAGTATTAACCAAAGGCGATCGCGAAATTTTGGTACGTAGCGATGAACGCGCTTTGGGTAGTCAGACTGTCCTAGATTATCCTATTTTCAATCAAGGCGATCGCATTGTTTATGTCCGAGATGTAGCTACAGTCAAAGATACCTATGAAGAACGGCGTAGTGGCTATCGCTACAACGGTGAAGCAGCATTAGGAATCAATATTATCCAAAAGCCGGATGCTAGTTCTCCCCAAGTGATTGAGCGCATCCGTATCGAACTCAAGCGTATCCAAACTCAGTATCCTGGCGTTGAATTTAAAGAAGCCTACGACAACTCCCATTTGGTGGAGATCATCAAAGAAGGCACGATTGCAGAGCTACTCATCAGTGTAGCTCTGGCAGGGCTGGTGATTCTGGTTTTTCTAGAAGATTTTCGGGCAACGGCAATGGTACTCATCTCCATTCCCACCTCATTGGCAATGTCGATTCTGCCGTTTGTGCCGATGGGAATGTCCTTGAATTCTTCGACTCTGATTGGCGTACTGTTAGCGATTGGGCGGCTAGTAGATGACTCGATTGTGGTGATTGAATCAGTCGAGCGCAAGCTGAAACAGGGTAGAAAGCCTTTCCACGCAGCGATTGAAGGAACACAGGAAGTATTTTTGGCGATCGCCGCAGCTACTGCGGTGATGGTTGCGGCATTGGCTCCGATGACTTTTGCTGGCGGACTAACAGGAATAATGTTTGTCGGTATTGTCTGGCCAATTATCTATGCTCTGTTAGCTTCCTTGATTGTGTCGCTGACTTTGACACCCCTGATGGCAGCCTACTTCTTAAAACCTCACTCCGAGCATAATGAACACAAGCAAACCTTGCTCCCAAGGCTCCTTACTCCATTTCGTAAGGGTTTTGAGTGGTTGGAAAGAAGCTATGCATCTCTGCTGGATTTAGCATTAAAAAATCGGGGGCTGGTTTTAGCTGTGGCGATCGCTTTCATCTACTTGGGCTACAGTTTGTACCCTTTTGTAGGTCAAGAGATGATGCCTTTGGCGGACTCTGGTCAATTTATGGTGACTGTGGAAGCTCTTGCTGGGACATCTTTCGCCAAGACTGATGCGATCGCCCAAAACTTTGAGCAGATTCTCCAAAAGCAGCCGGAAGTAGAGAAAGTCTCTTCAGAAGTAGGGTTTGAACTAACCAATAACAGCACTTATTTCAGTGGTTATAGCATGGGTGGGGTAAACAGCGCGTCAATGATTGTTAGTCTCAAAGACAGAGGCGAAAGAACCCGCGATATCTGGCAAGTGATTGATGCTGTGGAAGTTCTTGCTCGTCGTACCATTCCTGGTATCCGGCGAATTGCCATGCAACCAATGGGGGTAGATGTCATGGCTACCTCCGCGGCCCCCGTGCAACTGGCAATCTATGGAGAGGACTTGGATATTTTACACCGCCTCGCCGACCAAGTTTTAAGCATTGCCGAGAAAACTCCTGGATTGAAAATGGCTCACACTAGCTCGACAATGACTCAACCTGAATATCAACTAAAAGTTGATCGCCGTCGCGCGATGGAACTGGGACTTAATGTTGCAGAAGTGACTGAACAGGCTCGTTACGCCTTGCAGGGGGGATATACTCAACAGTACTATAATTTACCTAATCGTAGACTGAACTCCATCTTAGTGCGCTACGGACAGAAAGACCGAGGAAACGCTGAAGACTTAGCTGCAACTTACCTCACAACAAAAGACGGAAAACAAGTGCCTCTCAATACAGTTGTTACTCTTGAGAGTCGCAAGGGGCCTAGCCTAATTGAACATGTCAATGGTCGTCGGGTAGTCTACGTCAATGGATTTTATCGTAAGCACGCTCCAGCCTCGATGGATCTATCAATGGCAGTGGCAATGCAAGCTGGTGCTGAACTTAATTTTCCCCCTGGATACGGCCTGGACTCAATGGGTGATATGACTGACATGATGATTGAGTTCGCTCGGTTGCTTAGAGGGCTTGTGCTTTCCCTAGTACTGATTTATCTCATCTTAGTAGTTCAGTTTGGCTCATTCATCCAGCCCCTTAATATGATGCTGTCAATTCCCTTAGAACTAGCGGGGGTATTTGGAGCTTTATTGTTAGCTGGGCAGACATTTTCGACAGTTTCTATTTTAGGGATTATCATTCTGTCAGGAATTGATGTGGCTGGAGCAATCTTGCTGATTGATTTAATTTTGACAAAGCGCAAGCAGAAAATTCCTAGAGATGTCGCTATTCGAGAAGCAGCCCCCATCAGACTCAAGCCGATTTTGATGACAGTAATTATTACTTTAGTAGTGATTATTCGACTTGCATTTTTCCCTGATACTGGAATGGATGCATACTCACCAATCGCTACAGTCATTCTGGGAGGATTAAGCATTTCCACTCTCCTCACTCTCATTGTCATTCCGGTTATGCATTCCGTAGTAGATGATGGAACTCA
This window of the Nostoc sp. C052 genome carries:
- a CDS encoding efflux RND transporter permease subunit, with translation MKIGSIPRWSIQNPVILLALYVGILALAVLALFQLPVRMMPYLQSPLVAIVTMAPSSPPQEVETYISKPIEQRMTVLDGVRFVRSSSQQDMSLVTVQFAWGQDMQRSLGAVQSVMKSAEGDIPIDGFDTRSYWVLPIDPLNRPVLTLALRGESWDSVRLRDFADNILVDRLKQVPDVQAVSIFGGYRRQLQIIVDREKLAAYGLSIVQVRDAIDRNNVSKGAGVLTKGDREILVRSDERALGSQTVLDYPIFNQGDRIVYVRDVATVKDTYEERRSGYRYNGEAALGINIIQKPDASSPQVIERIRIELKRIQTQYPGVEFKEAYDNSHLVEIIKEGTIAELLISVALAGLVILVFLEDFRATAMVLISIPTSLAMSILPFVPMGMSLNSSTLIGVLLAIGRLVDDSIVVIESVERKLKQGRKPFHAAIEGTQEVFLAIAAATAVMVAALAPMTFAGGLTGIMFVGIVWPIIYALLASLIVSLTLTPLMAAYFLKPHSEHNEHKQTLLPRLLTPFRKGFEWLERSYASLLDLALKNRGLVLAVAIAFIYLGYSLYPFVGQEMMPLADSGQFMVTVEALAGTSFAKTDAIAQNFEQILQKQPEVEKVSSEVGFELTNNSTYFSGYSMGGVNSASMIVSLKDRGERTRDIWQVIDAVEVLARRTIPGIRRIAMQPMGVDVMATSAAPVQLAIYGEDLDILHRLADQVLSIAEKTPGLKMAHTSSTMTQPEYQLKVDRRRAMELGLNVAEVTEQARYALQGGYTQQYYNLPNRRLNSILVRYGQKDRGNAEDLAATYLTTKDGKQVPLNTVVTLESRKGPSLIEHVNGRRVVYVNGFYRKHAPASMDLSMAVAMQAGAELNFPPGYGLDSMGDMTDMMIEFARLLRGLVLSLVLIYLILVVQFGSFIQPLNMMLSIPLELAGVFGALLLAGQTFSTVSILGIIILSGIDVAGAILLIDLILTKRKQKIPRDVAIREAAPIRLKPILMTVIITLVVIIRLAFFPDTGMDAYSPIATVILGGLSISTLLTLIVIPVMHSVVDDGTQLFSRIFKKQYIRKH